Proteins encoded in a region of the Pangasianodon hypophthalmus isolate fPanHyp1 chromosome 21, fPanHyp1.pri, whole genome shotgun sequence genome:
- the theg gene encoding theg spermatid protein, with protein MATRIEHLARPKPNLLKFPDRRSVYWLDQRPAKSKRSNTAFELTSRLSQLSEREKISTFYEYSRESSEWKVSAAALKAHPSERVCSLARPRQPADGWQPDRPLLPTFGVRTKAKVSPRICQLAHPKKTRMAVTPSFNSINNYLTQAKPPSRIHLLSIPKKEHPHYRPDRPVSSDVPKSVLEAVASERLQELATPKPRKPLFEGFDPYKVSSAALSAAASPRIQELSLPPARWCRTISA; from the exons ATGGCAACACGAATAGAGCATCTCGCCCGGCCAAAACCCAACCTACTCAAATTTCCTGACAG GCGCTCTGTATACTGGTTGGATCAACGTCCAGCAAAATCAAAGCGCTCCAACACTGCCTTTG AGCTCACATCACGTCTGTCCCAGCTGTCGGAGAGGGAAAAGATTAGTACTTTCTATGAGTACAGCAG agaGTCTTCTGAGTGGAAGGTGAGCGCAGCAGCATTAAAGGCTCATCCCTCTGAAAGAGTGTGTTCACTCGCTCGACCCCGTCAGCCTGCAGATGGCTGGCAGCCTGATCGCCCCCTATTGCCCACA tttggaGTGAGAACTAAGGCTAAAGTGAGTCCCCGGATCTGCCAGCTGGCTCATCCAAAAAAGACAAGAATGGCAGTGACTCCTTCATTCAACAGCATTAATAACTATTTGACACAAGCCAAGCCGCCTTCTCGTATCCACCTCCTGTCTA TTCCTAAAAAGGAGCATCCTCATTATCGTCCAGACCGACCTGTGTCATCGGACGTGCCAAAGTCCGTCCTGGAGGCTGTAGCCAGCGAGAGGCTGCAGGAGCTGGCCACACCAAAGCCCCGCAAACCTCTTTTTGAGGGATTCGACCCCTATAAAGTGAGCTCGGCTGCTCTTTCTGCAGCTGCGTCCCCAAGAATACAGGAACTATCACTGCCCCCAGCACGCTGGTGCAGGACGATATCAGCCTAA